TTGATGAGCGAACCAGTTGTATGAAACCAGATCTCCTTATTACACTGGATGTTGATGGGATAGAGAACTCAAAATTAGAAAGTGGAAATTCTCATTTGAGGAAAATATTTCGAGCACGGCTTTTGGATTTTGCTAAAGCCCATCCCGAGGTATGGCCATTTTCAAATTTCTGTATTTCATGTTGGATGTTTCATTTTTTCGTTCAGTGCTTTCACTCTGCAAAGCCATTTAGTGGTTTTACATTTGGTTCAATTGTTTCTTGCCTTTCATGTTTGCATTTTACTGAGCAATGCTATTTTTGCATCTAGGGAGATGAAATTCCAGAGGAAACACTTCCAGAGCCATTCAGTCAGTCAAAGCAAGATCTTCATTCAAACATGATCAAAGATTCCTACTCTTCGTTGCCAGCGGAGACATCTTGTGATGTGCTAATGGAACAGCCACAAGCAGTAGCATCCCATTTGTCTCGATGCTTCCAGAGGCGCTTTTCACAGAAAATTTCAGGTGAAGCAGAGAACAGTAATAAAAAGCCAGCAAACTTTTCTCTCCAACTTTCAGATCTTCCAGTTCATGATCCATACCTTAACAAAAGTTCCTCCAATGAGGAAGTTGTTGCTACTGTTGCGCCATCCCCTGTTAAATCTTCATCTCCGGCTCATTTACCATTGTCTCACCCACCTGCAACTCCATTGAAAAAGACAGATTCTACAGACAATCAAGATTTTTGTTCCATGAAAACCCCTGACATTCAAGTGACCCCTGCCAAACTTGCTTTTAGTCCAGCCAGGTTGATGACAATGACACCTTCATTGCAGCCACCAAAGAGATGTCTTATGAGTCCGCATGATGATTCCAGCAATTCACCAAACAAGTTAGTTAGACGTCCAGCCCGTTCCAGGTCATTGAAATTTGACACTCCTGTGAAGGGTGCGGAGATTAAGGAAGAAGTAAACGAGAAAGGGAGCTTGTCAGTTGATAACGATATTCTTGACATTCTTCCTGAGAATCTTCTGGAATCGGTACGCACTGCATAAGCTCCCTATGATTGACTCCTTAATCAGCATATATTGGTATTTCTAAATTCATtcctaaaatattataaactgCTGAGATGAAACTCTTATATTTACTATTCGAAGTTcaccaatttttaaattcatttgttTCAAGGCATTTATTAGTGTGCCTCTGCTAGAATAGTGTTGAAATAGTGTATGATATGGATtttagaaaaatggaaaaaggaaaagaaacagagGTGTGAATTGCCAGACTATTTTTCTGTAAAGCTTCCTGCAAACAAATGAGCAAAcggaaaaatattttcttttatttttgagaatctGAGAATTTGGTCGAGGAAGGGAAGTTTCTTGTGCTAATAAACAATTTGAGGGGTTTTTTGGGGGAGGGGTTGAAATCAAGGCAATCTTAATATAAGGTTGTGGTTttgatgaaaacaattttataagcTCTATCATGATCTTGTCTTTTTGACATCTTGTTAGAGATGAATATATTAAGGTTACGGCACAAGAAGGCTTGTGATCATGTTGATTGCGTGATTTCAATCAAAAAGTTAACCTTATTGCCTCTTTTGCAGATaagggagaaagagagaaaggcAATAGAAGAGCAGGATCCAGCCATCTCACAAGCAAAGAGGAGGCGAGAGATGATCGTTGGTCTACCTAAGCTCTTCAACATGATTCATTTCTTATTTCAGTCAATCAATCGCTCCATTATCACAAAAGAGGAGCTTATGCACAAGATACTTGCAAGCCATTGTGATATTGTTGATAGAAGTAAGCTTTAGTCCTTTCCAGACTCAACATTACATAAGCTTTATCCAAGCTAAATCCTCTTGATTGTTATTTGCAGGAGAAGTTGAAGAACAGCTTAAGTTGCTACAAGAACTAGTTCCAGAATGGATTTCTGAGAAATTGGCATCTAGTGGGGACTTGCTATTATGGTGAGCCTTTTCAGTCATCTTTGTGCCATATGTTCCTGTGAATGCAAACCTGTATTCATTTAATATGGCAATTTGAGAATGTAGATAGATATCTATCTGCTTCTAAATAACCAGATAAAGGTTATATTGGTAATATTACAAGAAAGCAAAAGGAATTTCTCTGTCTCCAGTTCCACCCATAAAAGGTGAAAGGATACTTTTCAGTGGTGTTTGATGTTATCATCTATTCTTTTGCAGCATCAAGAAGACATCAAGTCCTGAGTCGATTCGACAAAGACTAATGGAAGCAAAGTGAAAGAAGTCTCGAGTAAAATTCAGCTGTTGCAAATTAGTGCTTGAAACATATGGACGGTTCACAAGCTCCCTCTGTACATTGTGCCATTTgtagatatttattttattccttgcCTCATCCAACATTCAATTCGTGTTCCGTCTTTTtgtatcttttttccttttctctactGTACAACTCTTCTAGTTGACTGTTCTTGACATTCTGGTGGCAAGATCCAACTAGAAGAGCTCCAATTCCAGTCAATTTGAGCAGCATCAAGTATACAATTATGTAAGCTCATTGAATTTATAATACCATTAAACGATTCGAATTGAAGCTGTGACTATGCTTTTTGAATGATTTGTCTGCCACGTTTTATGTGAAAATGTGGGAGTAATGTGGCTTTTGTGTAATGCTACCATCAACAAAAGAACCTGTCACCATTCAACCATATTGCCCACTAGGTCTAAGGCCCGAAACATGGTGTCTTGCTTGTCAAGCACCAAGAACTGGCACCGGATTTGTCTGTCTTGGGAAAATCATGGGGTTCAAGGGCTACCCACAAATTACATCTGAAAACTTTCTGTGCCTTTTCCCTTTTCGATTCAGTTTATTCTGCATCATTAGATAGTTATGGACTGGGTAAACATCACAATATTTATTGATTGGGTTGTCGAGGCACTAGTATTCAAATTCCATTGGAATTTCTATAAGATGTAGCAAAATTTGACCTATTGTTACGCGGATGGCTGCCCTCTTTTGACATCATACATAAGCTATATCAGAATCAGGAAGATACgcttttgaaagaaaaaaatcagaGAAAACTTTTAGATAAATCACTCATGGCGATAGAGTTAGGCTTATTAATTCAAAACTTGATGTTATGATCCGATGGTGAAGTTTATGTTTAGGTTCCCACCCTGATTCAATAGTAGTATCCTCCCCTATGGTGAAGTCGCAATCTGGGTTGGTTCCTTCTGCTCCTCGGAAGTTAAATTGGATTGCTCTTGGGACTTCACCCCAACTTGTTGATCAATCTCTTTGCCCCACAACAGCAAGTATAAACCAATGATAGCGATAACTGCTCCCACGATGCTGAATGAGCGGAAAGACTCCTTTAGAACAATAAAAACAAGGCATATGTGTGTGCAATGCTTCTAAAAGTTGGATAAACCTTCTTACCTGCCCGTATACAGCTTTTCGCCAAGAACAAAGTATGCTGTAAATGCCACCATTATTGTTGAAAGGGGATTAAACATGGTCACAAAGACTGGCCCTTTTTGTTTAGTGCACCATAGTAAAAGGAAGATCATTATACCCGAGCACACCACTCCCTGGCATTATCAAGTATGAATTAGAATTGTTCAATAGCTTTAGATTGtatatataaatctaaaatcCACTCATGACCTTACTTACGGCATAAATGGTGGACCACAATTGGATGCTGACTGAAAATGACCATGCTTCTGGTTTATGTTGCATGATTACTGCAATGACAGCTGATTGTGCTCCTCCGATAAAGTTCATCCATGTAGTAATTGACAGTGGTGCAGGATATCTCTTCATAGTAAATGCCTACAGAATTCACATTTGTACTCTGCATCATTTGTTCTT
Above is a genomic segment from Vitis riparia cultivar Riparia Gloire de Montpellier isolate 1030 chromosome 7, EGFV_Vit.rip_1.0, whole genome shotgun sequence containing:
- the LOC117917564 gene encoding CDT1-like protein a, chloroplastic; its protein translation is MELQNPREARPPPRRGRNGSVALSIKEVKQMATTLTKSAAVQSARTAPVGSARTASVDPVASPSRQKNVNRSMKLPEKYEMLAQFFDSLDSSIRLLRLKGSMSTFTNICPKIECLTDRRFSHGNLAQLKYILPEAIVIKKVLMLDERTSCMKPDLLITLDVDGIENSKLESGNSHLRKIFRARLLDFAKAHPEGDEIPEETLPEPFSQSKQDLHSNMIKDSYSSLPAETSCDVLMEQPQAVASHLSRCFQRRFSQKISGEAENSNKKPANFSLQLSDLPVHDPYLNKSSSNEEVVATVAPSPVKSSSPAHLPLSHPPATPLKKTDSTDNQDFCSMKTPDIQVTPAKLAFSPARLMTMTPSLQPPKRCLMSPHDDSSNSPNKLVRRPARSRSLKFDTPVKGAEIKEEVNEKGSLSVDNDILDILPENLLESIREKERKAIEEQDPAISQAKRRREMIVGLPKLFNMIHFLFQSINRSIITKEELMHKILASHCDIVDRREVEEQLKLLQELVPEWISEKLASSGDLLLCIKKTSSPESIRQRLMEAK